In the Glycine max cultivar Williams 82 chromosome 6, Glycine_max_v4.0, whole genome shotgun sequence genome, atgaaCATATCATTAATGTGTCAAGAAAAAACTTCAATTGATGTATTTAGTTTTTAGGATAAAGTTAACGGTATTAATTAACACATTAAACGTGAAATTTTGTAATACTTAACGctattaatgtattttattgtgatatttaataaatttttaatttattattaaatttaattagaatataattttttttatatgtacaaTGATTGGTAATTAATATCCATCttaagattatatttgacaaaattaacttaaaaattagtttataattaaaaatacaaaaatattttattattaaatcataaatatttaataaaaatatttatttaaataactgaaaaatataaaattacatatataaacatatttatatataaacatatttatgtaatgtttgtatacaaaatttatttaattttctttagaaaaaaaatattttataatatctctaattttagtattaaattaattttaaacacttgtgactttttatttataaaatatcccaaaaaaaatatataaacatattatatatcACTATCaatatcatatatcatatatcataaaaatgtaaaaatgtaaaaatcctATTGTatgtaaaaaagataataaaactttatcttaaataaaaaacattaaaaagaaaaatctaataaatgttcgaatataagaaaaatgtaaaaagctagaaaatttagaaattaacatttttaaagaaTGTTACGTATCTTATAAAtgttagaaattattaaaaaaagcttatttattaaataatcaaataatttttttttcagttagTTAAAATAGCTTGACGGTAACTAGAATACCTTGACAAACAGATTCTAAGCCTTCATGCATTTACAAaagtttacaattttatttaatcatgaatttttatgtaatatttttaattattatttttaaaattatatttaagataatttataattatttattagtataattattttacatttacattatattaaaattaagagtttgatttttatacaGAGTTAGTATAATTTGTTTACACTATAAACTaactagaaatattttttatataattttttaaaaataattattaaaaaaatcaactataTTAACATAAGCAACAATTTATAAATAGATAATGTAAgtctttttacattattaatatatttaattaaattctatgcATTAATACATctattttcaatataaaatgCTTGTAAATTATCCCAATAACTCACTTTTAACTGtggattataaaatataatcggATATTTCACTAAAAACATTAACGAAGTGATCTTGTTATTATTTTGaactatttaaaaaactaaataaaaaataataaacaatatatcaaaatcaattaaaaataatgttaaaaaattattttgaaccaTTTTTTTAAGTGCTCTCTCGTTTTTATTACAACCttattacatataaataatgAGTATTCAATtctctactttaattttttttggcatacttgtaatttttttagagtaAATCTAATCACTTTTGAGGTTTCAGATTTggtgaaattatataaatacttCTTGACTTTTAAATCATTAAAGTTACTTCTCTTATGAGAATTATAAGTGGAATATATAACATATGTTATTATAGTATTTTCAAACATTATTAAGGAGGTGTTAGTATAACATATAAGTAGTActggtgtaatttttttaaacataaatgcGGTTAGTGTcggaatggaaaaaaaaaatattatcatatataatttgaaaaaaattcaagaagtACAcgtataatttgttaatttttttaaacttatacaGTATAATTTTAGAGTTTAAATTCTAAGTATAAtaagtatattaatttttagaatattttttaaaaagttaacaatattatcatattttataatatctgattcaatgataatataaaatgagaACAATCCTAaccttttcaaaaattaaatttcatgaattaattttctttttttctctatgAAAACTCAAGAAAAAATCTATCCATCCATTTAAACTAACCAATCCATATCACCAATGACACATCCATAAATTTTATGCCGTAGGAGCAGTATTTGTATGCATAAATTTGTTGGAGACAATactcatattataaattagttttttatattatatttcaaacTACGAGAACAATTTATAATTACacatgtatattatattaaaagtttgTGGGGACAATGGCCTCTAATGTGGAACAAATAGATACGTCTCTTGCATATCATTAAATATGTAAATTCAGCTGAGTGAGATTGGTTAACCCAATATTTTGAAACCTAAATCGAACTGGCCGGTTCGATTGCGAATCCATCACGTATCTGATTTAACGATAAAGTGTTAACTGGTTTTACTtaactttttttgttaaaaaaactttaaaaatgacgttgttttgtttttttattaaaaaaacattataacttATTATACtttaagtgaaatttatttttttattattatcaatttaaaatattaaaaatattttattaaaatcaatttgaacCATTGACCTTGAATAACTTTCACTGGATTGGTTTAATTAGAGATTTTAGGTTCTTAGACATATAATAATTATGCTAATTACgggaaagaaataattttaccaTATGTAACGATCTTACCGAACTCCAAAACTATTGACTGGGATGGAGAATATTTGTattatagaaagaaagaaaacgaaAACTAACCATCCATTAGTTTACATGTTATTCAGATTCGAGGGTAAATAAAcatgttagtaaaaaaaaaaaaaaatgttagtcaaAAGAAACAAAGTGAAAGTATTGAGCCGGATGTTGTTTTGTACACCATTTTGATACGAGGTTTGTCAAGGGAGGGCAGGGTTGGTGAAGCTGGCAAGATGTTAGGTGAGATGACCCAGAGGGGCTTAGTTCCTGATGTTGTTTGTTACAATGAAATTATTAAAGGTCTCTGCAATGTTGGTCTTTTGGATCAAGCACGATCTCTCCAACTTGAAATTTCTGAGCATAGAATTTCATAATGTTTGCACACATACCATTCTCATCTGTGACCTGTATAAGAGAGGAATGGTTGAGAAGGCAcagtaaatatttaataagttgGAGAAGCTTGGATGCTTTCCTTCAGCAGTGACCTTCAATGCTCTTATGCATGGACTGTGCAAGGCTGGTAAACTTGAGGAGGCACACCTTTTATTGTACAAGATGGAGATTGGGAGAAGTCCTTCGTTATTCTTCTGGCTTTCTCAGGGTTCTGATCAGGTTTTAGATACTGTTAGTCTCCAGAAAAAGGTGGAGCAAATGTGTGAGGCTGGACAACTTGTGGATGCATACAAGCTTCTCACTCAAGTTGCTTGTAGTGGGGTTATGCCTGACATTGTGACGTACAATGTTCTAATCAACGGCTTTTGCAAGGCTGCTAATATCAATGGTGCTTTAAAGTTTTTCAAGGATATGCAAAACAAAGGGTTCTCACCTAACTCTGTTACTTATGGGACACTTATCGATGGGCTTTTCAGGATTGGCAGAGAAGAGGATGCCTTTAAGATTCGTGAGCATATGCTGAAGCATGGGTGTGAACCTAGCTTTGAAGTTTATAGAGCACTTATGACTTGGTTGTGTAGAAAGAGGAAGGTCTCACAGGCCTTCCGTCTTTATTTGGAATATTTGAAGAACCTTCGTGGCAGGGAAGATGATTCAATCAATGCTTTGGAGCAATGTTTTGTCAGAGGAAAAGTGGAACAGGCATTTCAAGGTTTACTAGAATTGGACTTCAGGTTGAGAGATTTTGCTTTAGCTCCATATACAATTCTACTTATTGGATTTTGCCAGGCAGAAAAAGTAGATGAAGCATCAGTTATATTTTCTGTTCTTGATAAgttcaatatcaatatcaatcCTACAAGTTGTGTATTTTTAATCCGAGGTCTCAGTGAAAAAGGAAGGCTGGATGATGCAGTAAACATCTTCCTTTACACTCTTGACAGATGTTTCAAGTTGAAGTCAAGTGTTTGTGAGCAGCTCCTCAACCATCTTAATCTTTCCCAAGATAAAAAGGAGTGTGCTATTGATCTTGTTCATAGGATGAAGTCTGCTGGATACCTTTTAAATAGTTTGTTTTCACAGAACACATTGTGTACAGAGCAGGACAAACAATAGCACTGACTGATCAAGATGAATGAATTTCTGTATTCAGCTCTTCGCACATCCCCATTACGGAAAGAGGTTATGAATCAGGAGACTCAATACACTTTCTAATGAGCTAAAGGTTATAGTGATCAATTGAAATGTacttgcatgctggttttcaggATTTTACTTTACACTAGGAATTGAGTTGTCTAGAACTACCGTAGAAATATAAACACTTCATATCTCAGAATTCTCTTCATTGCTGAAAGAATTTGAAGAGCAAGTAGGAAAGTTGGTTTAAGCTTTAGATGGAAGCTTAGCTGGTATGATTAAATAGAGACACCCAATGTCACTTGTTCTTGTGGTCTTTCTTTGACCTGAAACACAaacagtcttttttttttcttttctttggattTTGTAAGTTCTTCTACCCTTCTTACCTTTTTGGTATCTCTTTTGGGGGATTTTATGGTTGGTTTGTGCATAAACCGTTGTGGCATTTTAAGGTGTGTAGCAATGATTTGATgagttttattcaaatttagaaTTACTTGCATAGACTGAGAATAGTACTTTCTGAATAATGCTGGTGATAGGGAGTCCTACTACCAATATCCAGCCATCACTAGCTATGCTGCTTTGCTCAAACAACTTGAAGTATTtcatcttttccttttcttctctttattaTTTCACCTCTTTGACTCCTAGTTTTTCTCAGAGGACTTGAGGTGCTTCAAGTTGCTGACTTTTGGAATTTGGGCTTGaaataatttatgcattttGTTCTCCTTGTTCTTAGTTAAGAATTTGCTTCTAGTTATTTGTTTTTGAGAAATGCTTTTGGTATAATAATTCACACAACAAATTATACAACTGAGAGAAATAAAGTGAAGACAGAAAAATGAGATGATGTGGTGGAGAGAGATAGACACAAAAAGTGTGGTATAAAATGTTGTTTGAATAACACAACTCTTTGATTTTTGTGCTGAGACCGTCTTCTTCTTGGCTATTCTCCACCTAATGATGTTTTCTTTCTCATCTGGGGAGCTTTTGTCTGTTTTATTGTGTCAAAAAGATGATCATAGATAGGGTCTGTTTAgtctttaagtttttt is a window encoding:
- the LOC100789393 gene encoding pentatricopeptide repeat-containing protein At1g79540 yields the protein MHGLCKAGKLEEAHLLLYKMEIGRSPSLFFWLSQGSDQVLDTVSLQKKVEQMCEAGQLVDAYKLLTQVACSGVMPDIVTYNVLINGFCKAANINGALKFFKDMQNKGFSPNSVTYGTLIDGLFRIGREEDAFKIREHMLKHGCEPSFEVYRALMTWLCRKRKVSQAFRLYLEYLKNLRGREDDSINALEQCFVRGKVEQAFQGLLELDFRLRDFALAPYTILLIGFCQAEKVDEASVIFSVLDKFNININPTSCVFLIRGLSEKGRLDDAVNIFLYTLDRCFKLKSSVCEQLLNHLNLSQDKKECAIDLVHRMKSAGYLLNSLFSQNTLCTEQDKQ